In Streptomyces sp. P3, one DNA window encodes the following:
- the crcB gene encoding fluoride efflux transporter CrcB, translating into MTAPHAQGLRAGAPRRTARPGQFPVVAVVALGGGIGAAARYAAAMRWPTGTGGFPWTTFWVNVVGCAVIGVFLVVITEVMTVHRLVRPFFGTGVLGGFTTFSTYAVDIQKLLDAGRAGTALAYLTATLAAALAAVWLAATATRGVLSRGRR; encoded by the coding sequence ATGACAGCCCCACACGCCCAGGGCCTTCGCGCCGGGGCACCCCGCAGGACCGCCCGCCCGGGTCAGTTCCCGGTGGTCGCCGTCGTGGCCCTCGGCGGCGGCATCGGCGCCGCCGCCCGCTACGCCGCCGCGATGCGGTGGCCCACCGGGACCGGTGGCTTCCCCTGGACGACGTTCTGGGTGAACGTGGTCGGCTGCGCGGTCATCGGCGTCTTCCTGGTGGTGATCACCGAGGTCATGACGGTCCACCGGCTGGTGCGGCCGTTCTTCGGCACCGGGGTGCTCGGCGGCTTCACCACCTTCTCGACGTACGCCGTAGACATCCAGAAGCTGCTCGACGCGGGCCGCGCCGGCACCGCCCTGGCCTACCTCACCGCGACCCTGGCCGCGGCGCTCGCCGCGGTGTGGCTGGCGGCCACGGCGACCCGCGGCGTTCTCTCGCGGGGGCGGCGATGA
- a CDS encoding LacI family DNA-binding transcriptional regulator codes for MTMNNGAGGRRRPPTIHDVAREAGVSRGTVSRVLNGGHYVSPAAAEAVNAAIRRTGYVVNRHARSLITGRSDSVGFLLTEPQERFFEDPNFNVLLRGCTQALAAHDVPLLLMLAGTEDERRRITRYITAGHVDGVLLVSSHSGDPIATELREAGVPLVACGKPIGIGSNSKVSYVAADDRDGARDMVRHLLAQGRRRIGVVTGPLDTPGGVERLAGYREVLAEAGVPYDERLVVSGDYSRASGEAGAELLLTQAPELDAVFVASDLMAQGVLTVLHRAGRRVPQDVAVGGFDDSPAATAASPSLTTIRQPWDRISSEMVRVLLAQIGGEDPAAVILPTELVRRESA; via the coding sequence ATGACCATGAACAATGGTGCTGGGGGCCGGCGCAGACCGCCGACCATCCACGACGTGGCGCGCGAGGCGGGGGTGTCCCGGGGCACCGTCTCACGGGTGCTCAACGGCGGGCACTACGTCAGCCCGGCGGCGGCGGAGGCGGTCAACGCCGCCATCCGCAGGACGGGCTACGTCGTGAACCGGCATGCCCGCTCGCTGATCACCGGCCGGTCCGACTCGGTGGGTTTCCTGCTCACCGAGCCCCAGGAGCGGTTCTTCGAGGATCCCAACTTCAACGTCCTGCTGCGCGGCTGCACCCAGGCGCTGGCCGCGCACGACGTGCCCCTCCTGCTGATGCTGGCCGGCACCGAGGACGAGCGGCGGCGCATCACGCGGTACATCACGGCCGGGCACGTCGACGGGGTGCTGCTGGTCTCCAGCCACTCCGGGGACCCGATCGCCACCGAGCTGCGGGAGGCGGGGGTGCCGCTGGTCGCCTGCGGCAAGCCGATCGGGATCGGCTCCAACTCCAAGGTGAGTTACGTGGCCGCCGACGACCGCGACGGCGCCCGGGACATGGTGCGGCATCTGCTGGCGCAGGGCCGTCGGCGGATCGGCGTGGTCACCGGCCCGCTGGACACGCCGGGCGGCGTGGAACGGCTCGCCGGGTACCGGGAGGTGCTCGCCGAGGCGGGCGTCCCCTACGACGAACGGCTGGTCGTGTCCGGCGACTACAGCCGGGCCAGCGGCGAGGCCGGCGCGGAGCTGCTGCTGACCCAGGCGCCGGAGCTGGACGCGGTGTTCGTCGCGTCCGACCTGATGGCGCAGGGCGTGCTGACGGTGCTGCACCGCGCGGGGCGGCGGGTGCCGCAGGACGTGGCGGTCGGCGGCTTCGACGACTCCCCGGCGGCGACCGCCGCCAGTCCCTCCCTCACCACCATCCGCCAGCCCTGGGACCGGATCAGCAGCGAGATGGTCCGGGTCCTCCTCGCCCAGATCGGCGGCGAGGACCCGGCGGCGGTGATCCTGCCGACGGAACTCGTCCGGCGGGAGTCCGCCTGA
- a CDS encoding VOC family protein: MAAGLQTIIYPVKDVDRAKALFTALLGVEPFADEPYYVGYKAAGQDIGLNPNGHAQGLTGPVPYWHVTDIRDRLAALLAAGAEVLQDVHDVGNGRLIASVKDADGNLVGLLQDPA, encoded by the coding sequence ATGGCCGCCGGACTGCAGACGATCATCTACCCCGTCAAGGACGTCGACCGGGCGAAGGCCCTGTTCACCGCACTGCTGGGGGTCGAGCCGTTCGCCGACGAGCCGTACTACGTCGGCTACAAGGCCGCCGGCCAGGACATCGGCCTGAACCCGAACGGCCACGCCCAGGGGCTGACCGGGCCGGTCCCCTACTGGCACGTCACCGACATCCGGGACCGCCTCGCGGCCCTGCTGGCGGCGGGCGCCGAAGTGCTCCAGGACGTCCACGACGTCGGCAACGGCCGGCTCATCGCCTCCGTCAAGGACGCGGACGGGAACCTGGTGGGGCTCCTCCAGGACCCCGCGTGA
- a CDS encoding ABC transporter substrate-binding protein codes for MSITKRRRLVATAVAVALGSTALAACGSSDEDGGAESGPVSLTYWTWTPGMDKVVDLWNKGRGKKDRITVTVKKQASGDTLITKILTAHKAGKAPDLVQAEYQALPTLVSNDAVADIGKDVGDAKSKFADGVWQQTTLGTDAVYAVPQDIGPMMFYYRADLFKKYGLTVPTTWEQFAETARALKKKAPDTDLTTFSANDSGLFAGLAQQAGAKWWTTAGDKWKVGIDDAATKKVADFWGGLVKEGAVDNQPMYTPAWNKALNTGKQIAWVSAVWAPGTLTTAAPDTKGKWAMAPLPQWSAGENVTGSWGGSSTAVTTDSKHKAAAAKFAAWLNTDGDALNALAKEGGIYPASTSAQLSGAFITPPDYFSQQADFYTTAAKIAKTTAPSAWGPNVNVAYTSFKDAFGAAAKNKSDFSAALATMQSDTVADMKKQGFEVSE; via the coding sequence ATGTCCATCACGAAGCGCCGACGCCTCGTGGCAACTGCTGTTGCCGTCGCTCTGGGCAGCACCGCCCTCGCCGCCTGCGGCTCGTCCGACGAGGACGGCGGCGCCGAGTCCGGGCCGGTCTCGCTCACGTACTGGACGTGGACGCCCGGCATGGACAAGGTCGTCGACCTGTGGAACAAGGGCCGCGGCAAGAAGGACCGGATCACGGTCACGGTGAAGAAGCAGGCGTCCGGCGACACGCTGATCACCAAGATCCTCACCGCGCACAAGGCCGGCAAGGCCCCCGACCTGGTCCAGGCCGAGTACCAGGCGCTGCCGACGCTGGTCAGCAATGACGCGGTCGCGGACATAGGCAAGGACGTCGGCGACGCGAAGAGCAAGTTCGCGGACGGCGTCTGGCAGCAGACGACCCTGGGCACGGACGCCGTCTACGCGGTGCCGCAGGACATCGGGCCGATGATGTTCTACTACCGCGCCGACCTCTTCAAGAAGTACGGGCTGACGGTCCCCACGACCTGGGAGCAGTTCGCCGAGACCGCCCGCGCGCTGAAGAAGAAGGCCCCGGACACGGACCTCACCACGTTCTCCGCCAACGACTCCGGTCTCTTCGCCGGCCTCGCCCAGCAGGCCGGCGCCAAGTGGTGGACCACCGCCGGCGACAAGTGGAAGGTCGGCATCGACGACGCGGCCACCAAGAAGGTCGCCGACTTCTGGGGCGGCCTGGTCAAGGAGGGCGCCGTCGACAACCAGCCCATGTACACCCCGGCCTGGAACAAGGCACTCAACACCGGCAAGCAGATCGCCTGGGTGTCCGCCGTGTGGGCGCCGGGCACGCTGACCACCGCCGCGCCCGACACCAAGGGCAAGTGGGCGATGGCCCCGCTCCCCCAGTGGTCCGCCGGCGAGAACGTGACCGGCAGCTGGGGCGGATCGTCCACGGCCGTGACCACGGACTCGAAGCACAAGGCGGCCGCCGCGAAGTTCGCCGCCTGGCTGAACACCGACGGCGACGCCCTCAACGCGCTGGCCAAGGAAGGGGGCATCTACCCGGCTTCCACGTCCGCCCAGCTCAGCGGTGCCTTCATCACCCCGCCCGACTACTTCTCCCAGCAGGCGGACTTCTACACCACCGCCGCCAAGATCGCGAAGACCACGGCGCCCTCGGCCTGGGGCCCGAACGTGAACGTGGCCTACACGAGCTTCAAGGACGCGTTCGGCGCCGCCGCCAAGAACAAGTCGGACTTCTCCGCCGCGCTCGCCACGATGCAGTCGGACACGGTCGCCGACATGAAGAAGCAGGGCTTCGAGGTCTCCGAGTGA
- a CDS encoding carbohydrate ABC transporter permease, translating to MTTARRTSYGVKGAPYAFLVPAAVLFALFFALPIGYAVWLSFHKVRVSGLGLGSGARKEVWAGLENYTDAFTDSELLAGALRVLGYGCIVVPVMLGLALLFALMLDSEKVRLAPFTRLAIFLPYAIPGVVAALLWGFLYLPDVSPFSYVLEKLGLPQPDLLDGGPLYLALSNIAVWGGTGFNMIVIYTSLRAIPAEVHEAAKLDGATGLQTALRIKIPMVAPSLVLTFFFSIIATLQVFNEPTTLKPLTNSVSTTWSPLMKVYRDAFGTGDVYQAAAEAVIIALATLVLSFGFLRAANRRNRQEARS from the coding sequence GTGACCACCGCACGCCGGACGTCGTACGGGGTCAAGGGCGCCCCGTACGCGTTCCTCGTCCCCGCCGCCGTCCTCTTCGCCCTGTTCTTCGCGCTGCCCATCGGGTACGCGGTCTGGCTCAGCTTCCACAAGGTGCGCGTCTCGGGCCTCGGCCTGGGCTCGGGCGCCCGCAAGGAGGTCTGGGCCGGCCTGGAGAACTACACCGACGCTTTCACGGACAGCGAACTGCTCGCCGGCGCGCTGCGCGTCCTCGGATACGGCTGCATCGTCGTCCCCGTCATGCTGGGCCTGGCCCTGCTGTTCGCGCTGATGCTCGACTCCGAGAAGGTGCGCCTCGCCCCCTTCACCCGGCTCGCGATCTTCCTGCCGTACGCCATCCCCGGCGTCGTGGCGGCGCTGCTGTGGGGCTTCCTCTACCTGCCCGACGTCAGCCCGTTCTCCTACGTGCTCGAGAAACTGGGGCTGCCGCAGCCCGACCTGCTCGACGGCGGACCGCTGTACCTCGCTCTGTCGAACATCGCGGTCTGGGGCGGCACCGGCTTCAACATGATCGTCATCTACACCTCGTTGCGGGCCATCCCGGCCGAGGTGCACGAGGCCGCGAAGCTGGACGGCGCGACCGGGCTGCAGACCGCGCTGCGGATCAAGATTCCGATGGTGGCGCCCTCGCTGGTGCTGACCTTCTTCTTCTCGATCATCGCCACGCTCCAGGTGTTCAACGAGCCGACCACCCTCAAGCCGCTCACCAACTCCGTGTCCACGACCTGGAGTCCGCTGATGAAGGTGTACCGGGACGCCTTCGGCACGGGTGACGTCTACCAGGCGGCCGCCGAGGCCGTGATCATCGCCCTGGCCACGCTGGTGCTGTCCTTCGGCTTCCTGCGGGCCGCGAACCGCCGAAACAGGCAGGAAGCCCGGTCATGA
- a CDS encoding arabinogalactan endo-1,4-beta-galactosidase, whose product MFHPRRTLRALLLPLAAGLALTALPAQTAQAAATLTNGGFETDGTGTAKPAGWSTYSATGQNSASFTESGGHGGGYRLSHYSAAAYKVETYQYLSGLANGTYKLTAWVRSGGGQKSAYIALKNCGGAEQRTDIPVSSSGWIRIVTSVAVTNNQCTIGITSDADAGNWINVDDLTFAPGSTGLTVKGSDVSSLVKSEALGGVYRSSSGTAQDPLAVLRNAGQNYARLKVWVNPADGYNDKARVLAAAKRVKARGMKLLVDFHYSDTWADPGAQTVPSAWTGHSYSRLKTDVYQHTHDVLDALKAQGTTADMVQVGNEINGGMLWSAGSTDNWSQLAGLLNSGYAAVKAVDSATPVALHLAKGGDLAGTRWWFDNAVSHGVKFDVIGLSYYGYWHGTLADFQTTLDDAAARYAKPVYVAETAYPFRLDSKDAHENIIDLSSELVSGYPASVSGQTRWMNDVASIVEAVPNGRGLGVFYWESTWTAVTGNGWDPTDASSGNGWENQALFGYDDRALSSMSWFRHR is encoded by the coding sequence ATGTTCCATCCCAGACGCACGCTCAGGGCCCTGCTGCTGCCGCTCGCCGCGGGACTCGCCCTCACCGCCCTGCCCGCGCAGACCGCGCAGGCTGCCGCCACGCTCACCAACGGCGGCTTCGAGACGGACGGCACCGGCACCGCGAAGCCGGCCGGCTGGTCGACGTACTCGGCGACCGGGCAGAACTCCGCCTCCTTCACCGAGTCCGGTGGCCACGGCGGCGGCTACCGCCTCTCGCACTACTCGGCGGCCGCCTACAAGGTCGAGACGTACCAGTACCTTTCCGGGCTCGCCAACGGCACCTACAAGCTCACCGCCTGGGTGCGTTCCGGCGGCGGCCAGAAGTCCGCGTACATCGCGTTGAAGAACTGCGGCGGCGCGGAGCAGCGCACCGACATCCCGGTCTCCTCCAGCGGATGGATCCGGATCGTCACCTCCGTCGCGGTGACGAACAACCAGTGCACCATCGGCATCACCTCCGACGCCGACGCCGGGAACTGGATCAACGTCGACGACCTGACCTTCGCGCCGGGCTCCACCGGCCTCACCGTCAAGGGCTCGGACGTGTCGTCGCTCGTCAAGAGCGAAGCCCTCGGCGGCGTCTACCGCAGCAGCTCCGGCACCGCCCAGGACCCGCTCGCCGTCCTCAGGAACGCCGGACAGAACTACGCCCGGCTGAAGGTCTGGGTGAACCCGGCCGACGGCTACAACGACAAGGCCCGGGTCCTGGCGGCCGCCAAGCGCGTCAAGGCCCGCGGCATGAAGCTCCTGGTGGACTTCCACTATTCCGACACCTGGGCCGACCCGGGTGCGCAGACCGTGCCCTCCGCCTGGACCGGACACTCCTACAGCCGGTTGAAGACGGACGTCTACCAGCACACCCACGACGTCCTCGACGCCCTCAAGGCGCAGGGCACCACCGCCGACATGGTGCAGGTCGGCAACGAGATCAACGGCGGCATGCTGTGGTCGGCGGGCTCCACCGACAACTGGTCACAGCTGGCCGGACTGCTCAACTCCGGCTACGCGGCGGTCAAGGCGGTCGACTCCGCCACCCCCGTGGCGCTCCACCTCGCCAAGGGCGGTGATCTGGCCGGCACCCGCTGGTGGTTCGACAACGCGGTCTCCCACGGCGTGAAGTTCGACGTCATCGGCCTGTCCTACTACGGCTACTGGCACGGCACGCTCGCCGACTTCCAGACCACCCTCGACGACGCGGCCGCCCGCTACGCCAAGCCGGTCTACGTCGCCGAGACGGCCTACCCCTTCCGGCTGGACAGTAAGGACGCGCACGAGAACATCATCGACCTGTCGAGCGAGCTGGTGTCCGGATACCCGGCCTCCGTCTCCGGCCAGACCCGGTGGATGAACGACGTGGCGAGCATCGTGGAGGCCGTCCCGAACGGCCGCGGACTCGGCGTCTTCTACTGGGAGTCCACCTGGACGGCCGTCACCGGCAACGGCTGGGACCCGACCGACGCCTCCTCCGGCAACGGCTGGGAGAACCAGGCCCTGTTCGGCTACGACGACAGGGCGCTGTCGTCGATGTCCTGGTTCCGGCACCGCTGA
- a CDS encoding carbohydrate ABC transporter permease: protein MSALAVHKAPSTADATGAARERPPRRGRIALIPTITLLLGAVYCLLPVAWVVIASTKSGRELFSTFTFLPGTGFADNLRDLDSYRGGVYWTWMGNSALYAGLGALLSTCVSAFSGYALAVYRFRGRESIFNILLAGVLMPPIILAVPQYLLLAQADLTDSYWSVLLPQILSPYGVYLARIYAAAAVPGDVVEAGRMDGASEWRIFSRIALPMMVPGLVTVFLFQFVAVWNNFLLPYIMLSDDEKFPITLGLFTLLEQGANQPALYTLVITGAFLAVIPLVALFLVVQRFWSLDLLSGAVKS from the coding sequence ATGAGCGCACTCGCCGTCCACAAGGCCCCCTCCACGGCCGACGCGACCGGCGCCGCGCGCGAGCGTCCCCCGCGGCGCGGCCGGATCGCCCTGATCCCCACGATCACCCTGCTCCTGGGCGCCGTCTACTGCCTCCTGCCGGTCGCCTGGGTGGTCATCGCGTCCACCAAGTCCGGCCGTGAGCTGTTCTCCACGTTCACCTTCCTGCCCGGCACGGGCTTCGCCGACAACCTCCGGGACCTCGACTCCTACCGCGGCGGCGTGTACTGGACGTGGATGGGCAACTCCGCGCTGTACGCGGGCCTCGGCGCGCTGCTGTCGACGTGCGTGTCGGCGTTCAGCGGCTACGCCCTGGCCGTCTACCGCTTCCGCGGCCGGGAGTCGATCTTCAACATCCTGCTCGCGGGCGTGCTGATGCCGCCGATCATCCTGGCCGTCCCGCAGTACCTGCTGCTGGCCCAGGCCGATCTCACGGACTCGTACTGGTCCGTGCTGCTGCCGCAGATCCTGTCGCCCTACGGCGTCTACCTCGCCCGCATCTACGCCGCGGCGGCCGTGCCCGGCGACGTGGTGGAGGCCGGCCGGATGGACGGGGCGAGCGAGTGGCGGATCTTCAGCCGGATCGCGCTGCCGATGATGGTCCCGGGGCTGGTGACGGTGTTCCTGTTCCAGTTCGTGGCGGTGTGGAACAACTTCCTGCTTCCGTACATCATGCTCAGCGACGACGAGAAGTTCCCGATCACGCTCGGCCTGTTCACGTTGCTGGAGCAGGGGGCCAACCAGCCCGCGCTGTACACGCTGGTGATCACCGGCGCGTTCCTGGCGGTGATTCCGCTGGTGGCGCTGTTCCTGGTGGTCCAGCGCTTCTGGAGCCTGGATCTGCTGTCCGGAGCCGTAAAGTCATGA
- a CDS encoding ArsR family transcriptional regulator: MLRTPASERRLDILEWLKEPDRHFPRPLHGDLVQDGVAADVLAAKLGVRRRVADSHLALLAGIGLLRAKRVGSRTYYRRDEMRIAEVARMFEKGW, translated from the coding sequence ATGCTGAGGACTCCCGCAAGTGAGCGGCGACTCGACATCCTGGAGTGGCTGAAGGAGCCGGACCGGCACTTTCCGCGGCCGCTCCACGGCGACCTCGTCCAGGACGGCGTGGCCGCGGACGTCCTCGCGGCGAAACTCGGCGTGCGCCGTCGCGTGGCCGACAGCCACCTCGCCCTGCTCGCCGGCATCGGCCTGCTGCGCGCCAAGCGCGTCGGAAGCCGCACCTACTACCGACGCGACGAGATGCGCATAGCCGAAGTGGCCCGCATGTTCGAGAAGGGCTGGTGA
- a CDS encoding DUF190 domain-containing protein, with the protein MTWLTGGALRLTVFVGENDTWRHRPLYSEIVHRAHAAGLAGASVFRGVEGFGASSLIHTSRLLSLSEDLPVAVVIVDTREQVEAFLPQLDELVTEGLVVLDECRVLRHAGRSADAAGDGAGTGAGDGDGDAEESRGDEPDDSGMKGKNSL; encoded by the coding sequence ATGACGTGGCTCACCGGCGGCGCCCTGCGGCTGACCGTCTTCGTCGGCGAGAACGACACCTGGCGGCACAGGCCCCTGTACTCGGAGATCGTGCACCGCGCCCACGCGGCCGGTCTCGCGGGGGCCAGCGTCTTCCGCGGCGTCGAGGGCTTCGGCGCGTCCTCGCTGATCCACACCTCGCGACTGCTCTCGCTCAGCGAGGACCTGCCGGTCGCCGTCGTGATCGTCGACACGCGGGAACAGGTGGAGGCCTTCCTGCCGCAGCTCGACGAGCTGGTCACCGAGGGGCTGGTGGTCCTCGACGAGTGCCGTGTCCTCCGACACGCCGGCCGGAGCGCCGACGCGGCCGGAGACGGAGCCGGAACCGGAGCCGGAGACGGAGACGGAGACGCCGAGGAAAGCCGTGGCGACGAACCAGACGATTCGGGCATGAAGGGTAAGAACTCGTTGTGA
- a CDS encoding SMP-30/gluconolactonase/LRE family protein: MDRRTALVPLRYVALPGHGPEDVVADSEGRILTGVADGRILRVDGLDDPSAARVERLAEITGRPLGLELLPDGDLLVCSADGALLRVDLGGSGRVQVLTETAAGERLRFCSNVVALPDGTVYFTVSSRVHPLRDWMGDIVEHSGTGRLLRLAPGAREAEVVLEGLQFANGLVRGGDDSCLIVAETGARRLTRFRLTGPRAGQAEPLAGNLPGFPDNMWRGAPDGPVWVALAGPRMPPLGLLHRAGPAVRRRAARLALHVPYRPSGTTGVLAIDDDGRVLHRLTRRRSGFRMVTGVCETGGRLVLGSLWERGIAICEAPVIQGY; this comes from the coding sequence GTGGACCGCCGGACGGCTCTCGTCCCGCTCCGTTACGTCGCACTCCCGGGCCACGGCCCCGAAGACGTCGTCGCCGACTCCGAGGGGCGGATCCTGACCGGGGTGGCGGACGGACGGATCCTGCGCGTCGATGGACTGGACGATCCGTCCGCCGCCCGCGTCGAACGTCTCGCCGAGATCACCGGCCGCCCGCTGGGCCTCGAACTCCTGCCGGACGGCGACCTGTTGGTGTGCTCCGCCGACGGTGCGCTGCTGCGTGTGGACCTCGGCGGCTCCGGCAGGGTGCAGGTGCTGACCGAGACGGCGGCGGGGGAGCGGCTGCGCTTCTGCAGCAACGTCGTCGCCCTGCCCGACGGGACGGTCTACTTCACCGTCTCCAGCCGGGTCCACCCCCTGCGGGACTGGATGGGCGACATCGTCGAGCACAGCGGCACCGGACGACTGCTGCGTCTGGCACCAGGCGCCCGCGAGGCCGAAGTCGTCCTGGAAGGACTGCAGTTCGCCAACGGCCTGGTGCGCGGGGGCGATGACTCATGCCTGATCGTCGCCGAGACCGGCGCCCGCCGCCTCACCCGCTTCCGGCTCACCGGCCCCCGGGCCGGACAGGCCGAACCGCTCGCAGGGAACCTGCCGGGCTTCCCGGACAACATGTGGCGCGGCGCGCCGGACGGCCCGGTCTGGGTGGCCCTGGCCGGGCCGCGCATGCCCCCGCTCGGCCTGCTGCACCGCGCGGGCCCCGCCGTACGCCGCCGCGCCGCCCGCCTCGCCCTGCACGTCCCCTACCGCCCCTCCGGTACGACGGGCGTGCTCGCGATCGACGACGACGGCCGGGTCCTGCACCGGCTCACCCGGCGCCGCTCCGGTTTCCGCATGGTCACCGGCGTCTGCGAGACCGGCGGCAGGCTGGTCCTGGGCAGCCTGTGGGAGCGGGGCATCGCGATCTGCGAGGCACCGGTGATCCAGGGGTACTGA
- a CDS encoding beta-galactosidase, which produces MPETTPKGLTGLAFGGDYNPEQWPESVWQDDVRLMREAGVTMVSVGIFSWALLEPSPGEYDFGWLDRVIDLLHEHGIRVDLGTPTVSPPVWFYRRHPDALPVTADGVRYEFGSRGAICHSNADYRAAAANITTRLAERYGDHPALAMWHVHNEYGVPVSACYCDCCAAHFRRWLETTYGTVDAVNEAWGTAFWGQRYASLEDVNPPRATPTVGNPGQALDYKRFADATMRENFRAERDLLHRLAPGVPVTTNFMTALSQCDSVDYWAWGREVDIVTNDHYLITDGRRTHVNLAMAADLTRSVAGGAPWILLEHSTSGINWQPRNPAKAPGQMARNSLAHVARGSEGAMFFQWRQSRRGAEKFHSAMVPHGGTDTRVWREVVELGAALDSLGAVRGTRTVADAAVLWDWHSWWAQNLDWRPSEDADPRERADAYYEALHDRHLTVDFAHPEADLSRYPLVVVPALYLMTEAAGRNLTQYVENGGTLVVSYFSGIVDEHDAVHEGAYPGPLRDVLGLTVEEFSPLLRGERVRVAGPDGSGSDGFGFESDVWTEFVTPRGAETVWTYADGLAAGRPAVTRHRLGEGTAWYVSTRLGADGLDALIGRAAEDAAIAPRAELPRDVEVVRRSGETGSYLFAINHTAADVKVPLETPGVELLTGERATGRLAVPAGAVRVVRLDG; this is translated from the coding sequence ATGCCGGAGACCACCCCCAAGGGCCTCACCGGGCTCGCCTTCGGTGGGGACTACAACCCCGAGCAGTGGCCGGAATCCGTCTGGCAGGACGACGTCCGGCTGATGCGGGAGGCCGGGGTCACCATGGTCAGCGTCGGGATCTTCTCCTGGGCCCTCCTCGAACCCTCGCCGGGGGAGTACGACTTCGGCTGGCTCGACCGGGTGATCGACCTGCTGCACGAGCACGGCATCCGCGTCGACCTGGGCACCCCGACGGTGTCGCCGCCGGTCTGGTTCTACCGCCGCCACCCCGACGCCCTGCCGGTGACCGCCGACGGCGTGCGCTACGAGTTCGGCTCCCGCGGCGCGATCTGTCACAGCAACGCGGACTACCGCGCGGCCGCGGCGAACATCACCACGCGCCTCGCCGAGCGCTACGGCGACCACCCGGCGCTCGCGATGTGGCACGTGCACAACGAGTACGGCGTCCCCGTCTCCGCCTGCTACTGCGACTGCTGCGCCGCCCACTTCCGCCGCTGGCTGGAGACGACGTACGGCACGGTCGACGCCGTCAACGAGGCCTGGGGCACCGCCTTCTGGGGCCAGCGGTACGCGAGCCTCGAGGACGTCAACCCGCCGCGCGCCACCCCGACCGTCGGCAACCCGGGCCAGGCCCTCGACTACAAGCGGTTCGCCGACGCGACCATGCGCGAGAACTTCCGCGCGGAGCGGGACCTCCTGCACCGCCTCGCCCCCGGCGTCCCGGTCACGACCAACTTCATGACCGCCCTCAGCCAGTGCGACTCCGTCGACTACTGGGCCTGGGGCCGAGAGGTCGACATCGTCACCAACGACCACTACCTGATCACCGACGGCCGCCGCACCCACGTCAACCTCGCGATGGCCGCCGACCTCACCCGGTCCGTCGCGGGCGGCGCCCCCTGGATCCTGCTCGAACACTCCACCTCGGGCATCAACTGGCAGCCGCGCAACCCCGCCAAGGCCCCCGGCCAGATGGCCCGCAACTCGCTGGCGCACGTGGCACGCGGTTCCGAGGGCGCCATGTTCTTCCAGTGGCGGCAGTCCCGGCGCGGCGCCGAGAAGTTCCACTCGGCGATGGTCCCGCACGGCGGCACCGACACGCGGGTGTGGCGCGAGGTCGTCGAACTCGGCGCGGCCCTCGACTCCCTCGGCGCCGTCCGCGGCACCCGTACCGTCGCCGACGCGGCCGTCCTGTGGGACTGGCACTCCTGGTGGGCGCAGAACCTCGACTGGCGGCCCAGCGAGGACGCCGACCCGCGCGAGCGCGCCGACGCCTACTACGAGGCGCTCCACGACCGCCACCTCACGGTCGACTTCGCCCACCCCGAGGCCGACCTGTCTCGGTACCCGCTGGTCGTCGTGCCCGCCCTGTACCTGATGACGGAGGCGGCCGGCCGCAACCTCACGCAGTACGTCGAGAACGGCGGCACCCTTGTCGTGTCGTACTTCTCCGGCATCGTCGACGAGCACGACGCCGTGCACGAGGGCGCCTACCCCGGCCCGCTGCGCGACGTCCTCGGCCTGACCGTCGAGGAGTTCTCGCCGCTGCTGCGGGGCGAGCGGGTGCGTGTGGCCGGCCCCGACGGCTCCGGGTCCGACGGCTTCGGGTTCGAGAGCGACGTGTGGACGGAGTTCGTCACCCCGCGCGGCGCCGAGACCGTGTGGACGTACGCGGACGGCCTCGCCGCCGGGCGTCCCGCCGTCACCCGGCACCGCCTCGGCGAGGGGACCGCCTGGTACGTCTCCACCCGCCTCGGCGCCGACGGCCTCGACGCGCTGATCGGCCGTGCCGCCGAGGACGCGGCGATCGCCCCGCGCGCCGAACTTCCCCGGGACGTCGAGGTGGTGCGCCGCTCCGGCGAGACCGGCAGTTACCTCTTCGCGATCAACCACACCGCCGCCGACGTCAAGGTGCCGCTGGAGACTCCCGGCGTCGAACTGCTGACCGGCGAACGGGCCACCGGCCGCCTCGCGGTCCCGGCCGGAGCCGTACGGGTCGTGCGACTCGACGGCTGA